The Hymenobacter sp. DG01 sequence CGGGCTCCACCAAAATCGGCGACTTCTGTGTGTTGGCCGGCCAAACGGGGCTGGCCGGGCACCTCACCCTTGCCAACCGCACCACGGTTACGGCCCAGTCGGGGGTAGGAAAATCCATTAAGCAGGAAGGCGTGCTGCTGCAGGGCTCCCCCGCTTTCAACCTGCGCGACAGTCTGCGCGCCAATGCCGTGTTCCGCCATCTGCCCGACCTGGAGCGCCGCCTCACCCTTCTGGAACGCAGCCGCACCGAACCGGAAAAGCCCTAGCTTTGCAGTCTATTGAGTTGTCAGTTGCCAATTGCCAGTTGCCGGGTCCGTTCTGTTTTCTGATGGCCTGCTTCCTGACAACTGGCAACTGACAACTGACAACTCAGAAAATGAACGACAAGCAACATACCATCAAGGCCCCCGTCACCGTGAGTGGCATTGGCCTTCATACCGGCGTGCAGGCCACCATGACGTTCTGCCCCGCCCCCATCAACCACGGCTATAAGTTTCAGCGCATCGATTTGCCCGGCCAGCCCCTCGTGGATGCCGACGTGGACAACGTGGTGGACCTCTCGCGCGGCACGACCATCGAGCAGAACGGCGCCCGCGTGAACACCGTGGAGCACACGCTGGCCGCCCTGGTAGGCCTGCAGATTGATAATGTGCTGATTCAGCTGGACGGGCCCGAGCCGCCCATCATGGACGGTTCCAGCTTCGAGTTCATCAAGCCCCTGCAGGAAGTGGGCCTGGAAGAGCAGAACGCCCTGCGCAATTACTTCGAGATTCCCGACGAAATCCGCTACGTGGACAACGGCCGGGCTGTGGAGCTGGCGGCCCTGCCCCTGAACAACTACCGCCTCACGGTAATGGTCGATTACAACTCGCCGGTGCTGGGCTCGCAACACGCTTCCCTGACCCACATCGACCAGTTCACCTCCGAAATTGCCTCGTCGCGCACGTTCTGCTTTCTGCACGAGCTGGAGGCACTCTACAAATCCAACCTCATCAAGGGCGGCGATTTGAGCAACGCCATTGTGGTGGTTGACCGGGTGGTAAGCGACGAGGAGCTGGACGAGCTAGCGACCATGCTGGGCAAGCCCAAAGTGGCCGTGAAAAAGGAAGGCATTCTCAACAACGTGGACCTGCGCTACAAAAACGAGCCGGCCCGCCACAAGCTCCTCGATTTGGTAGGCGACCTGGCCCTGGTGGGCCGCCCGCTGAAAGGCCAGATTCTGGCCGCCCGCCCGGGGCACGCGGCCAACGTGGCCTTTGCCAAGCGCATCAAGAAAAAGATGATGGAGGCCCACACCAGCGCCGTGCCCACCTACGACCCTACGCGCGAGCCGGTGATGGACATCAACAAAATCAGCGCCATCCTGCCCCACCGCTACCCCTTCCTGCTCATCGATAAAATTAT is a genomic window containing:
- a CDS encoding bifunctional UDP-3-O-[3-hydroxymyristoyl] N-acetylglucosamine deacetylase/3-hydroxyacyl-ACP dehydratase, with translation MNDKQHTIKAPVTVSGIGLHTGVQATMTFCPAPINHGYKFQRIDLPGQPLVDADVDNVVDLSRGTTIEQNGARVNTVEHTLAALVGLQIDNVLIQLDGPEPPIMDGSSFEFIKPLQEVGLEEQNALRNYFEIPDEIRYVDNGRAVELAALPLNNYRLTVMVDYNSPVLGSQHASLTHIDQFTSEIASSRTFCFLHELEALYKSNLIKGGDLSNAIVVVDRVVSDEELDELATMLGKPKVAVKKEGILNNVDLRYKNEPARHKLLDLVGDLALVGRPLKGQILAARPGHAANVAFAKRIKKKMMEAHTSAVPTYDPTREPVMDINKISAILPHRYPFLLIDKIIHLDANTVTGVKNVTMNEPFFPGHFPGNPVMPGVLQIEAMAQTGGILVLNTVPDPENYWTYFLGIENCRFRRMVKPGDTIIFKCDLTAPIKRGIAKMSGKAYVNGKVVMEAEMSASIVRKNA